The following proteins are co-located in the Salinirubrum litoreum genome:
- a CDS encoding SipW-dependent-type signal peptide-containing protein has protein sequence MTSDNVRISRRSVLAGLGAIGIASAGAGLGTTAFFSDEEAVAASLQAGRLDLLVDYRATYNPWLSADEVNARGLIGDFTAREIPGSDSVLISEAPALSTTDDPEDDDGIVPGDDGPALGNQAWADFTRRYDACVNEDELAYVDGDSEIMFTLRDVKPKDEGEATISLHICDNPAYLWTQFTCENDADAGIVEPEASAGDTGVDAFADGELDDYIYVEMWYDVDCDNIHDDGPDDDDNDLDDEAEELYIYRGSLAGLKDAAGEGLALNPLADIQIPDPNGDHDDNDDGDNGDNGGSGELLTQLLVPGNPVCSDIRADLQRAVKIESEDLEETTYDIGEGREVTIVVESTRDGEIVSVSWETNFGVDAVIVKGGNAANVYVYDEATGGGPVESPLNPSNNPAAISHISFCYDGDDTPDDPDDPDVPPQGDPGLCYDPGVHCVAFRWYLPCFVQQDDGMGFGQLPSATDENMAAELVRKFGLDSTDDIDVNVVQTDTIDFGLSFAATQCRHNMTNANPFGGASTQN, from the coding sequence ATGACATCCGACAACGTTCGTATCTCCCGGCGCTCGGTCCTCGCAGGACTGGGTGCCATCGGTATCGCTTCGGCCGGTGCAGGACTCGGCACGACCGCTTTCTTCAGCGACGAGGAAGCGGTCGCCGCGTCCCTGCAGGCCGGCCGCCTCGACCTGCTGGTCGACTATCGCGCGACGTACAACCCGTGGCTCTCGGCCGACGAGGTCAACGCCCGTGGGCTGATCGGTGACTTCACGGCCCGTGAGATCCCCGGCTCCGACTCCGTCCTCATCAGCGAGGCGCCGGCGCTCTCGACGACCGACGACCCCGAGGACGACGACGGCATCGTCCCCGGCGACGACGGTCCGGCGCTGGGCAACCAGGCGTGGGCCGACTTCACCCGCCGGTACGACGCCTGTGTGAACGAGGACGAACTCGCGTACGTCGACGGCGACAGCGAGATCATGTTCACGCTCCGTGACGTGAAGCCGAAGGACGAGGGCGAGGCGACGATCAGCCTCCACATCTGTGACAACCCCGCGTACCTCTGGACGCAGTTCACCTGCGAGAACGACGCCGACGCCGGCATCGTCGAACCCGAGGCGTCCGCCGGCGACACCGGCGTGGACGCGTTCGCCGACGGCGAACTCGACGACTACATCTACGTCGAGATGTGGTACGACGTCGACTGTGACAACATCCACGACGACGGCCCGGACGACGACGACAACGACCTCGACGACGAGGCCGAAGAACTGTACATCTACCGGGGCTCGCTCGCGGGCCTGAAGGACGCCGCCGGTGAGGGTCTCGCACTGAACCCCCTCGCGGACATCCAGATCCCGGACCCGAACGGCGACCACGACGACAACGACGACGGCGACAACGGCGACAACGGAGGATCGGGCGAACTGCTCACCCAACTCCTCGTTCCCGGTAACCCGGTCTGTTCGGACATCCGTGCCGACCTCCAGCGCGCGGTCAAGATCGAGTCCGAGGACCTCGAGGAGACGACCTACGACATCGGCGAGGGCCGCGAGGTCACGATCGTCGTCGAGTCGACCCGCGACGGCGAGATCGTCAGCGTCAGTTGGGAGACCAACTTCGGCGTCGACGCCGTCATCGTGAAGGGTGGCAACGCCGCGAACGTCTACGTCTACGACGAGGCGACCGGCGGCGGGCCGGTCGAGTCACCGCTCAACCCCAGCAACAACCCGGCCGCGATCAGCCACATCAGCTTCTGTTACGACGGCGACGACACGCCGGACGATCCGGACGACCCGGACGTGCCCCCGCAGGGCGACCCGGGGCTGTGCTACGATCCGGGCGTCCACTGCGTGGCGTTCCGGTGGTACCTCCCGTGCTTCGTCCAGCAGGACGACGGCATGGGCTTCGGCCAACTGCCGAGTGCGACCGACGAGAACATGGCGGCTGAACTGGTCCGCAAGTTCGGCCTCGACTCGACCGACGACATCGACGTGAACGTCGTCCAGACCGACACC